A section of the Solitalea canadensis DSM 3403 genome encodes:
- a CDS encoding L,D-transpeptidase family protein, producing MKLFLALILSSLFFFSSCTSNEKKQKVAVSDTVNVTNWNKSIPGNYSAQTQLHFDSTAIKVFLEKNPDLKPFSDDMLKFYRNRKFAYAWFDNKGLIEQASNLNSRIQHLGDEGLSGKVPYADKLDTLMQTLHNSKADVSTELMLTGNYFAFSKIAWQGGVNDKDIKEMEWFLPRKKLDYQKYLEEIVSQPSEHLISKDPAYQQYDLLKSSLKKYRDIAATNKWDIIKADKKSYKPGDSSDVIKKIRSRLTLLGDLKADNGSALYDDVLQTAAKQYQFRHGLTEDGVIGNAFIAALNVTPQQRIQQLLVNIERSRWVPEKVTGSHLIVNIPSFKLYAFQSDTLDWSCNVVVGKAMTKTVVFNGDLKYIVFSPYWNVPPSIIKGEILPGMNKNANYLKDHRMEIAGKQGSLPIIRQLPGPSNSLGQVKFLFPNSFNIYLHDTPSKGLFKEDQRAFSHGCIRVAEPKKLATYLLRHDSTWTDAKITAAMNAGKEKTVVLKKTVPVFIAYFTAYVDHNGLLNFRKDIYNRDKRLEEMLFKK from the coding sequence ATGAAACTATTTTTAGCCCTAATTTTATCAAGTTTATTTTTTTTCTCATCCTGTACTTCTAATGAAAAGAAACAAAAAGTTGCTGTTTCAGATACTGTTAATGTAACCAACTGGAACAAAAGTATTCCGGGTAACTACAGTGCACAGACACAACTTCATTTCGATAGCACTGCTATTAAGGTATTTCTGGAGAAAAACCCTGACCTAAAGCCTTTTTCTGATGATATGCTTAAATTTTACCGGAATCGGAAATTTGCCTATGCATGGTTTGATAACAAAGGATTAATTGAACAGGCCAGTAACTTAAATAGTAGAATCCAACATTTGGGTGATGAAGGATTGTCTGGCAAAGTTCCTTATGCTGATAAATTAGACACCTTGATGCAGACTTTGCATAATTCAAAGGCTGATGTTTCTACAGAATTAATGCTAACCGGTAATTATTTCGCGTTTTCGAAAATAGCCTGGCAAGGTGGAGTTAACGATAAGGACATTAAAGAAATGGAATGGTTTCTGCCACGCAAAAAACTTGATTACCAAAAATATCTTGAAGAGATTGTCAGCCAGCCTTCCGAACATTTGATAAGTAAAGACCCTGCCTATCAACAGTATGATCTTTTAAAAAGCAGTTTAAAGAAATACCGCGACATTGCCGCTACTAATAAATGGGATATCATTAAGGCCGACAAAAAATCCTACAAACCAGGTGATTCATCCGACGTAATAAAAAAGATCCGAAGTCGGCTAACCTTGTTAGGTGACCTTAAAGCCGACAATGGCAGTGCGTTATATGATGATGTATTGCAAACAGCCGCCAAGCAGTATCAATTTCGACATGGCTTAACGGAAGATGGTGTAATTGGCAATGCTTTTATAGCAGCTTTAAATGTTACTCCCCAACAACGCATTCAGCAATTATTAGTGAATATTGAAAGAAGCAGGTGGGTGCCTGAAAAGGTAACCGGATCCCATTTAATCGTCAATATTCCATCTTTCAAACTGTATGCCTTTCAATCCGACACGCTCGATTGGAGTTGCAATGTTGTAGTTGGTAAAGCTATGACCAAAACAGTAGTTTTTAATGGTGATTTAAAATACATCGTATTCAGTCCTTATTGGAATGTTCCTCCAAGTATTATTAAAGGTGAAATATTACCGGGAATGAACAAAAATGCTAATTACTTAAAAGATCACCGCATGGAAATAGCAGGTAAGCAAGGCAGTTTACCTATTATCCGTCAGTTACCCGGCCCATCAAACTCATTAGGACAGGTTAAGTTTCTATTTCCGAATTCATTTAATATTTACCTGCACGACACTCCTTCAAAAGGTTTATTTAAAGAAGATCAACGTGCATTTAGTCATGGATGCATTCGGGTAGCCGAACCTAAAAAATTAGCCACATACCTTTTAAGACATGACAGTACCTGGACAGATGCAAAAATCACTGCAGCAATGAATGCCGGCAAAGAAAAAACTGTTGTATTAAAGAAAACTGTTCCAGTATTTATAGCCTATTTCACCGCATATGTAGATCATAACGGTTTATTGAATTTCAGAAAAGATATTTATAACAGGGATAAACGATTGGAAGAGATGTTGTTTAAGAAATAG
- a CDS encoding DUF1634 domain-containing protein gives MKRFFSKSFWDERDVEIIIGQLLRYGVALSSIMVIIGGITYLYRHGYEVEHYSMFNGEPSGYTSLYGVIKGVSENKGREIIQLGVIVLIATPIFRVAFSALAFIIEKDYLYVFITLLVLSIIIFSMTGGLAG, from the coding sequence ATGAAAAGATTTTTTTCGAAATCGTTTTGGGATGAACGTGATGTGGAAATCATTATCGGGCAACTGCTTCGATATGGAGTTGCCTTATCAAGTATTATGGTAATTATTGGAGGAATTACTTATCTGTACAGGCATGGCTATGAGGTGGAGCACTATTCCATGTTTAACGGCGAGCCGTCCGGTTATACAAGTCTGTACGGTGTAATTAAAGGTGTTTCTGAAAATAAGGGTAGAGAAATAATTCAGTTAGGAGTAATTGTACTGATAGCAACACCCATATTTAGGGTCGCTTTTTCTGCACTAGCCTTTATTATTGAAAAAGATTACTTGTATGTTTTTATTACCTTATTAGTGTTGTCAATCATTATCTTTAGTATGACCGGCGGATTGGCTGGTTAA
- a CDS encoding DUF3037 domain-containing protein, which translates to MQEKQLYEYAVIRVVPRVERDEFLNVGLILYSAKQKYLKAKFELNEPRLKAAFGELDFSELEENLRSFQRISEGGKDGGPIAQLDLPSRFRWLTAKRSTVVQTSRVCTGLTLDAEITFDKLYKEQIL; encoded by the coding sequence ATGCAAGAGAAACAGTTATATGAGTATGCCGTCATTCGCGTGGTACCTAGGGTAGAACGTGATGAATTCTTGAATGTTGGACTTATTCTTTACAGTGCCAAACAAAAATACCTGAAGGCAAAATTTGAGTTAAATGAGCCTCGTTTGAAAGCAGCTTTCGGTGAATTAGATTTTTCAGAATTGGAAGAAAACTTACGCTCTTTTCAACGTATCAGTGAAGGGGGAAAAGATGGTGGCCCGATTGCACAGCTTGACCTTCCATCTCGTTTCAGGTGGCTTACTGCAAAACGAAGTACAGTTGTACAAACATCCAGAGTTTGTACTGGATTAACATTGGATGCAGAAATAACATTTGATAAATTATATAAGGAACAGATTTTGTAA
- a CDS encoding YegP family protein, whose protein sequence is MGKFVIKKGKNDQFHFALKANNGQTILASEMYTTKAACENGIESVKKNSQDESKFDKKTSTNGKYYFNLKATNGQIIGNSEMYESASGRDNGIESVKINAPGAEVVVED, encoded by the coding sequence ATGGGAAAATTTGTTATCAAAAAAGGTAAAAATGACCAGTTCCATTTTGCATTAAAAGCCAATAACGGTCAAACCATATTAGCAAGTGAAATGTACACTACTAAAGCTGCTTGTGAAAATGGAATTGAGTCTGTAAAGAAAAATTCTCAGGACGAAAGCAAATTCGATAAAAAAACCTCTACAAACGGTAAATACTATTTCAACTTAAAAGCAACTAATGGACAAATCATTGGTAATAGTGAAATGTATGAATCTGCATCAGGACGTGACAACGGAATTGAGTCTGTAAAAATCAATGCTCCCGGAGCTGAGGTGGTAGTTGAAGACTAA
- a CDS encoding BatD family protein, whose translation MVFRIKTLVKSILHKKQQFLLGFSYAFIHLFLFIVLILLSISVRAQDAHAYIDLSISPKKVYAGQPAILTYTVYTDQYFTQPPEVSNLQMNGAFLVPYDRSYSITLQKNGKNMPAIQFMFRIFPVEAGKLVLPPLKFTVTVPTEKNPLGVERKIQSHGLTLNVLNPPGGPPGESIVGTSATLNEKWSRPLTTIKEGDVVERDITIHAGGTVAGLLPAVKLDSLDWAQIYEGTPITKDNRPPGSNAISAYRTERFKYLFSKTGKHKLPEIEINYWNLSTHRLTKLKIPEHEIDVKENKNLGMLRSIQDSIDEAFLKATDPKTAKATPKTYLGLTPKQWLFLLISLGILWFIIRRMILPLFRFVRNKFYSYKKTEAYLFKKLKWKAFFGKQKETYNLLNQWLLTLPGNVKTLKDLANETSMPELNQLAQKINNELFESNAAESAALKHATLFPLLSKARKIQLDNYNPKKEQQDYTVLNWTTDENS comes from the coding sequence ATGGTTTTTAGAATTAAAACATTGGTTAAATCTATACTGCATAAGAAACAGCAGTTTCTTTTGGGTTTCAGCTATGCTTTTATTCATCTTTTCCTTTTCATTGTACTCATCCTGTTATCCATCTCTGTTCGGGCACAGGATGCTCATGCTTATATTGATTTAAGTATTTCACCTAAAAAAGTATATGCGGGACAACCTGCAATTTTAACCTACACTGTTTATACGGATCAATATTTTACGCAACCACCAGAGGTAAGCAATTTGCAAATGAATGGTGCTTTTTTAGTTCCTTATGATCGTTCGTATTCAATTACATTGCAAAAGAATGGCAAGAATATGCCTGCCATTCAGTTTATGTTCAGAATATTTCCGGTGGAGGCCGGTAAATTAGTTTTGCCTCCGTTAAAATTTACCGTCACTGTTCCAACAGAAAAAAATCCTTTAGGTGTTGAAAGAAAGATACAATCGCACGGACTTACCTTAAATGTACTTAACCCACCTGGAGGTCCACCGGGAGAAAGTATTGTGGGCACTTCAGCAACATTGAATGAAAAATGGAGCAGACCGCTAACAACAATAAAAGAGGGTGATGTGGTAGAAAGAGATATAACCATTCATGCAGGAGGAACTGTTGCGGGATTATTACCTGCAGTGAAACTAGATAGCCTGGATTGGGCTCAGATTTATGAAGGAACCCCCATTACAAAGGATAATCGTCCTCCGGGAAGTAATGCCATCAGTGCCTATCGCACTGAACGATTTAAATACCTTTTCAGTAAAACAGGAAAGCACAAATTACCTGAAATTGAAATTAACTACTGGAATCTATCCACTCATCGATTAACTAAACTAAAGATTCCGGAGCATGAAATTGATGTAAAGGAAAATAAAAACCTGGGTATGCTTCGGTCGATCCAGGACTCAATTGATGAAGCTTTCCTGAAGGCAACTGATCCTAAAACAGCAAAAGCAACTCCGAAAACTTACTTAGGACTAACACCAAAACAATGGCTTTTTCTGTTAATCAGCCTTGGCATTTTATGGTTTATTATAAGACGAATGATTTTACCTCTTTTCAGATTTGTTCGCAACAAGTTCTATTCTTATAAAAAAACAGAAGCATATCTATTCAAAAAATTAAAGTGGAAGGCTTTTTTCGGTAAGCAAAAGGAAACTTATAATCTGTTGAATCAATGGTTGCTTACATTACCGGGAAATGTAAAAACCTTAAAAGACCTTGCTAATGAAACTTCTATGCCTGAATTAAATCAGTTAGCGCAAAAGATAAATAATGAATTATTTGAATCAAATGCAGCAGAATCAGCTGCACTTAAGCATGCGACGCTTTTCCCGCTATTATCAAAAGCAAGAAAAATTCAATTAGATAACTATAACCCAAAGAAAGAACAGCAGGATTATACGGTATTGAATTGGACAACGGACGAAAATAGTTAA
- a CDS encoding SRPBCC family protein — translation MSTTICPPDITHRSYNFTIERVVALPANQVFKAWTSDFDKWFAAEGTLLGKVEVNAPFFFEVHHNGERYPHYGRFLKLETDKLVEVTWLTGPKGTHGVETVLTIELQPDPKGTHLKLTHAGFQDEESKKQHKVSWPFVLDQLETKLKGNA, via the coding sequence ATGTCAACTACAATTTGCCCTCCGGATATTACCCACCGCTCATATAACTTTACCATTGAACGTGTGGTTGCCTTACCTGCTAATCAAGTGTTTAAAGCATGGACCTCCGATTTTGATAAATGGTTTGCGGCAGAAGGAACCTTGTTAGGTAAAGTGGAAGTAAATGCTCCTTTCTTTTTTGAAGTACACCACAACGGAGAACGTTACCCACATTACGGACGATTTTTGAAACTTGAAACCGACAAACTGGTAGAAGTTACCTGGCTTACCGGGCCAAAAGGAACACATGGAGTAGAAACGGTTTTAACAATAGAACTGCAGCCCGACCCAAAAGGAACTCATTTAAAACTAACCCATGCAGGCTTTCAGGATGAAGAATCCAAAAAACAGCATAAAGTTTCATGGCCTTTTGTGCTTGACCAACTGGAGACGAAACTTAAGGGTAACGCATAA
- a CDS encoding BamA/TamA family outer membrane protein, producing MNKLLHSLLLLLFLFGSGIVNAQQADSLTKKEKRQLAKKQKEKEGKFMITPLAGPAYTPELGFTIAGGVLTSWRMDKVDTTLQRSSAPFNIGWGSTGSYFFATRSSIFFKKDKYRLYTDLWFKNMDDNYFGIGYDNGRNTPKGDSTTGYTRTWFQIYPRFLWQFKKTFFAGAVLDINYTKGKDPSPGVAADLTYQQFNDKPFNSGFGLLFQHDTRDVAVNAWKGIFLEAQLAFYGGFLGGDNNYQVYSFDARKYFSITKPGHTLAFQLRGRFAVGSVPYGEMSQLGTPFDLRGYLWGQYRDKSMLFGIAEYRHTFYKKDKKPSKYGVVGWLGTGSIGEDPTEFKNWLPNGGFGFRVEVQPRMNLRLDYGLGKGSSGFYFNFQEAF from the coding sequence ATGAATAAGCTTTTACACTCTCTTTTATTGCTATTATTTTTATTTGGCTCCGGCATAGTAAACGCACAACAAGCAGATTCTCTTACTAAAAAAGAAAAGCGACAACTTGCTAAAAAACAGAAGGAGAAAGAGGGTAAATTTATGATTACTCCTTTAGCGGGTCCTGCTTATACTCCCGAATTAGGATTTACCATTGCCGGAGGTGTGTTGACTTCCTGGAGGATGGATAAAGTTGATACTACACTTCAGCGTTCATCAGCACCCTTTAATATTGGTTGGGGTTCAACCGGATCCTATTTTTTTGCCACCCGTTCCTCTATATTTTTCAAAAAAGACAAATATCGCTTGTATACTGATTTGTGGTTTAAAAACATGGACGACAATTATTTCGGTATTGGTTATGATAATGGTAGAAATACCCCTAAAGGAGATTCTACCACGGGATATACTCGTACGTGGTTTCAAATATATCCTCGTTTCTTATGGCAATTTAAGAAGACCTTTTTTGCAGGAGCTGTATTGGATATCAACTATACAAAGGGAAAAGACCCCAGTCCCGGTGTAGCTGCCGATCTCACTTATCAGCAATTTAACGATAAACCTTTTAATTCAGGCTTTGGACTATTATTTCAGCATGATACGCGTGATGTTGCTGTAAATGCCTGGAAGGGTATATTTTTAGAGGCGCAACTTGCTTTTTATGGAGGATTTTTAGGAGGTGATAATAATTACCAGGTGTATTCTTTTGATGCACGAAAGTATTTTTCCATTACTAAGCCCGGACATACACTAGCATTTCAATTACGTGGGCGGTTTGCAGTTGGGAGCGTGCCCTATGGAGAAATGTCTCAGTTAGGAACTCCATTTGATTTACGTGGCTATTTATGGGGACAATACCGTGATAAGTCCATGTTGTTTGGTATTGCAGAGTATCGGCACACTTTTTACAAAAAGGATAAAAAGCCTTCCAAGTATGGAGTGGTAGGGTGGCTGGGAACAGGTTCTATTGGTGAAGATCCCACCGAGTTCAAAAATTGGTTACCTAACGGTGGTTTTGGTTTTAGAGTAGAAGTACAACCGAGAATGAATCTCCGCTTAGACTATGGATTAGGAAAGGGCAGTAGTGGATTTTATTTCAATTTCCAGGAGGCTTTTTAG
- a CDS encoding arylsulfatase, whose product MRSLKLCLLGMCSLPMLLAETVQAQKKPNILVIFGDDIGIPQISAYTKGLMGYQTPNIDRIANEGAIFTDSYGQQSCTAGRASFILGEEPFRTGLLTIGMPGDPHGIQDWMPTIADVMKTQGYATGQFGKNHLGDRDEHLPTKHGFDEFFGNLYHLNAEEEPEGYFYPKDPEFKKKYGPRGVIKASADGKIEDTGPLNTKRMETVDEEFLAGAKDFINRQAKADKPFFCWFNSTRMHVFTHLKAASLGKTGKGIHADGMVEHDGMVGELLKLLDDLKITENTIVVYTTDNGAEIALWPDGAMTMFKGEKGTTWEGGMRIPMMIRWPGVIKPGTTYNDVISLIDWFPTLCAAAGIPDIKEKMVSGFTANGKKFKVHLDGFNFMPYFQGKETKGPRERIMYFDQGGNLNAIRWNDWKLSFAVSHGNIATGVRETPAWALIANLRMDPYEKGLEEGGGSIDFLARNIWLLVPIQAQIKDFFIDFDKYPYQTGSTLNPSGINYGMLKMQDAMKRLKDVETLSAPRN is encoded by the coding sequence ATGCGCTCTCTAAAATTATGTTTGCTTGGTATGTGTTCCTTGCCAATGCTGCTTGCTGAAACTGTGCAAGCTCAGAAAAAGCCCAATATTCTTGTCATTTTCGGCGACGACATTGGAATTCCTCAGATAAGTGCCTATACCAAGGGACTTATGGGTTATCAAACGCCCAATATTGACCGTATTGCCAATGAAGGTGCAATCTTTACCGATTCTTATGGGCAACAAAGCTGTACAGCAGGGCGTGCTTCTTTCATTTTAGGGGAAGAACCTTTTCGCACCGGTTTATTAACGATTGGTATGCCTGGTGATCCTCACGGTATTCAGGATTGGATGCCAACAATTGCCGATGTAATGAAAACTCAAGGCTATGCTACCGGTCAGTTTGGAAAAAATCACCTTGGCGACCGGGATGAACATTTGCCTACCAAACATGGTTTTGATGAATTCTTCGGTAATCTTTATCATTTAAATGCGGAAGAAGAACCTGAAGGTTATTTCTATCCAAAAGATCCGGAGTTTAAGAAAAAATATGGTCCAAGAGGTGTTATTAAGGCTTCTGCTGATGGTAAAATTGAAGATACCGGACCTTTGAATACCAAACGGATGGAAACCGTTGACGAAGAGTTTTTAGCCGGAGCTAAAGATTTCATCAATCGTCAGGCAAAAGCTGATAAACCCTTTTTCTGCTGGTTTAATTCAACTCGTATGCACGTATTTACGCACTTAAAAGCAGCTTCTCTTGGTAAAACAGGAAAGGGTATACATGCTGATGGTATGGTTGAACATGATGGTATGGTTGGAGAATTACTTAAGCTTTTGGACGATCTTAAAATTACAGAAAATACTATTGTTGTTTACACTACCGATAACGGTGCCGAAATTGCCTTGTGGCCGGATGGTGCAATGACCATGTTTAAAGGAGAAAAGGGAACCACTTGGGAAGGCGGTATGCGTATACCAATGATGATCAGATGGCCAGGAGTTATAAAACCGGGAACAACCTATAATGATGTTATTTCACTAATCGACTGGTTCCCAACCTTATGTGCGGCTGCAGGTATTCCTGATATTAAAGAAAAAATGGTTTCCGGATTTACTGCCAACGGTAAAAAGTTTAAAGTGCATTTGGATGGTTTCAACTTTATGCCTTATTTCCAAGGTAAAGAAACCAAGGGACCTCGAGAGCGCATTATGTATTTTGATCAGGGTGGAAACCTGAATGCAATAAGATGGAATGATTGGAAATTGAGTTTTGCTGTATCTCATGGAAATATTGCCACTGGAGTTAGAGAAACACCAGCTTGGGCTTTGATAGCCAATTTACGAATGGATCCTTATGAAAAGGGGCTTGAAGAAGGAGGTGGAAGTATTGATTTTTTAGCTCGAAATATTTGGTTACTCGTGCCAATTCAGGCTCAGATTAAAGATTTCTTCATTGATTTCGATAAATATCCTTACCAAACAGGAAGTACATTAAATCCTAGTGGAATTAATTATGGTATGTTGAAAATGCAGGATGCAATGAAGCGGTTAAAAGATGTAGAGACCCTTAGTGCTCCGAGGAACTGA
- a CDS encoding sulfite exporter TauE/SafE family protein has product MIIFEFTIILLVGAYLAGLLGSLTGLGGGVVIIPLLTLFLGVDIRYAIGAALVASIATSSGSASAYVKEGITNIRLGMFLEIATTSGAVVGAILAVYTPTNFVAILFGIVLIFSAIMTLRKKADYLDIANPDHIASLLKLNNTYPTATGEVAYTVRNVPGGYAIMSIAGILSGLLGIGSGALKVLAMDTVMHTPFKVSTTTSNFMIGVTAAASAVVYLQRGYIDPGIAFPVVLGVLAGAFTGSKLLTSMDVKYLKIVFSMVIVFLALEMMYNGFTGRF; this is encoded by the coding sequence ATGATCATTTTCGAATTTACCATCATATTACTCGTAGGAGCCTATCTGGCGGGTTTATTAGGTTCTCTTACAGGCTTAGGAGGCGGGGTGGTAATTATTCCATTGCTTACATTATTTCTTGGGGTTGATATCCGCTATGCAATAGGAGCGGCTTTGGTGGCTTCCATCGCCACTTCTTCGGGTTCAGCTTCTGCTTATGTAAAGGAGGGTATTACCAATATCAGACTTGGAATGTTTCTTGAGATAGCCACAACAAGTGGAGCTGTTGTAGGAGCAATACTTGCAGTTTATACACCAACTAATTTCGTGGCCATACTGTTTGGTATTGTGCTGATATTTTCAGCTATTATGACGTTGCGTAAAAAGGCAGATTACTTGGATATTGCTAACCCAGATCATATTGCAAGTTTATTAAAGTTAAATAACACGTACCCAACGGCAACCGGAGAAGTTGCTTATACGGTGCGAAATGTTCCCGGTGGATATGCAATAATGTCTATAGCAGGAATCTTGTCTGGGTTGTTAGGAATTGGATCAGGAGCGTTGAAGGTTTTAGCAATGGATACGGTAATGCATACGCCATTTAAAGTGTCAACAACCACTAGCAATTTTATGATCGGTGTAACAGCCGCAGCAAGTGCAGTGGTTTACTTGCAACGAGGTTATATAGATCCCGGAATTGCTTTTCCTGTGGTTTTGGGTGTTTTGGCTGGTGCCTTTACTGGTTCGAAATTACTTACAAGTATGGATGTTAAGTACCTTAAAATTGTCTTTAGTATGGTTATTGTATTTTTAGCTTTAGAGATGATGTATAATGGTTTTACAGGTAGGTTCTGA
- a CDS encoding AAA family ATPase: protein MSTLQEIKKLQTNVSQQIIGQDQLINRILMGLLANGNLLLEGLPGLAKTRAVKTLARYLDTGLSRIQFTPDLLPADITGTEIYQPDASEKFVFQKGPIFSNLILTDEINRAPAKVQSALLEAMEERQVTVAGKTYKMPALFMVLATQNPIEQEGTYPLPEAQMDRFVMHVKIDYPTPESEIAILALVRSEEGNHSAQATIEKTATEHIFTARKEIQQIKVSPAIDKYITDLVHCTRYPKKFSEELSKWIEYGASPRGALSLDKCSRVNAWLNGNDFVSPDDVRTVFHDVIRHRLILGYEASAKGITKEQVMDEVLKVVAVL, encoded by the coding sequence ATGAGTACGCTCCAGGAAATTAAAAAACTTCAGACAAATGTTTCTCAGCAGATCATTGGTCAGGATCAGTTGATAAACCGCATTTTAATGGGATTATTAGCCAATGGAAATTTGTTATTGGAAGGACTACCAGGTTTAGCAAAAACCCGTGCCGTAAAAACACTGGCCAGGTACTTGGATACAGGTTTAAGTCGCATTCAGTTTACGCCTGATCTTTTACCTGCCGATATTACCGGAACAGAAATTTATCAACCTGATGCTTCCGAGAAATTTGTATTCCAAAAAGGTCCAATTTTCAGCAATTTGATTTTAACGGATGAGATTAATCGCGCTCCGGCAAAGGTACAATCGGCTTTGTTAGAGGCGATGGAAGAACGTCAAGTAACAGTTGCCGGAAAAACCTACAAAATGCCTGCTCTATTTATGGTTTTGGCCACACAAAATCCAATTGAACAGGAAGGCACTTACCCCCTGCCAGAGGCACAAATGGACCGTTTCGTAATGCATGTAAAAATTGATTACCCAACTCCTGAATCTGAAATAGCCATTTTAGCATTGGTTCGTTCTGAAGAAGGCAATCATTCGGCACAAGCCACAATAGAGAAAACTGCTACTGAGCATATTTTCACTGCCAGAAAAGAGATTCAGCAAATTAAGGTATCTCCGGCAATAGATAAGTATATTACTGATTTGGTTCATTGCACACGCTATCCAAAGAAATTTAGTGAAGAATTATCCAAATGGATTGAATATGGCGCCAGTCCGCGTGGAGCATTAAGTTTAGATAAATGTTCACGCGTAAATGCCTGGTTAAATGGAAACGATTTTGTGAGCCCCGATGATGTAAGAACCGTCTTTCATGATGTGATCCGCCATCGTTTAATATTGGGCTATGAGGCAAGCGCAAAAGGCATAACAAAAGAACAAGTTATGGATGAAGTATTAAAAGTGGTCGCAGTGTTGTAG
- a CDS encoding DUF1398 family protein → MSLHDQIQHVYKTASNYPELVRQLIEVGIQSYTVDVATGSILYRLEHGHTHLHEGTVQPRSIEEKFNRELTIKAIRDNQQGKTTYPEFMDGIAQAGVRFYEATLSGNEKRVTYIGYGGLYEEVIPV, encoded by the coding sequence ATGAGTTTACACGATCAAATTCAGCATGTTTATAAAACAGCTTCCAATTATCCTGAGTTGGTAAGACAATTAATTGAAGTAGGAATTCAATCCTATACGGTTGACGTAGCAACTGGATCCATACTTTATCGTTTAGAGCACGGTCATACACATTTGCACGAAGGAACTGTTCAGCCACGCAGTATTGAAGAAAAGTTTAACCGGGAGCTAACCATAAAAGCCATCAGAGATAACCAACAAGGAAAAACAACTTATCCCGAGTTCATGGACGGCATAGCCCAGGCCGGAGTCCGTTTTTATGAAGCAACGCTTTCAGGCAATGAAAAAAGAGTAACATATATTGGCTATGGAGGACTTTATGAGGAAGTAATTCCGGTTTAA
- a CDS encoding HipA family kinase: protein MNNHQPHLRTVNVIRYVTPLREGGSLPAIAEADDEFLYVLKFRGAGQGPKALIAELIGGEIAHLLGFRVPELVFANLDEAFGRTEPDEEIQDLLKASVGLNLALHYLSGAITFDPTVTTLDEKLASQIVWLDCLLMNMDRTARNTNMLMWHKELWLIDHGASLYFHHSGLNWEEQALRPFSLIKDHVLLNQATMLEQVDQEFKVLLTEERIRSIIALLPEDWLTERSFESAEEQREMYARFLTIRIANSSIFVNEANHARETVI from the coding sequence ATGAACAACCACCAACCCCATCTCCGGACTGTCAACGTGATCCGGTATGTTACGCCTTTGCGGGAGGGAGGCTCGTTACCGGCAATCGCTGAGGCTGACGACGAGTTTTTATATGTATTGAAATTTCGGGGAGCCGGTCAAGGTCCCAAGGCGTTAATTGCTGAACTGATTGGTGGGGAGATTGCCCATTTATTAGGTTTCAGAGTTCCTGAGTTGGTTTTTGCTAACCTTGATGAAGCTTTTGGTCGTACTGAACCCGATGAAGAAATTCAGGATTTATTGAAGGCCAGTGTTGGGTTAAATCTAGCTTTACATTACTTATCTGGGGCTATCACATTCGATCCTACAGTAACAACTCTCGATGAAAAGTTAGCATCTCAGATTGTATGGCTTGATTGCTTACTGATGAACATGGATCGTACAGCGCGCAATACCAATATGCTAATGTGGCATAAAGAGCTTTGGCTGATTGATCATGGGGCCTCTTTGTATTTTCATCATTCGGGATTAAATTGGGAAGAGCAGGCATTACGGCCATTTTCCCTAATTAAGGATCATGTGTTATTGAATCAGGCAACGATGCTTGAGCAGGTTGACCAAGAGTTTAAGGTATTACTGACCGAAGAACGTATAAGATCCATTATAGCATTACTGCCAGAGGACTGGTTAACCGAACGATCTTTTGAATCGGCAGAAGAACAACGTGAAATGTACGCCCGATTTTTAACCATAAGAATTGCTAACTCATCAATTTTTGTAAATGAAGCCAACCATGCAAGAGAAACAGTTATATGA